Proteins encoded within one genomic window of Victivallis lenta:
- a CDS encoding gamma-glutamylcyclotransferase family protein produces the protein MKKETVLIAAYGTLRSGERNERFCRNAISRRIATISGTLYDTGWGFPAFVPKGDTPVTVELIAIPIRDWADVDRLEGYPRLYDRVLTDFRLPDGSTVQAWIYTINHLPEQAKVIPSGDWKAR, from the coding sequence ATGAAAAAAGAAACTGTCCTGATCGCCGCATACGGCACTCTTCGTTCCGGTGAACGGAATGAACGTTTCTGCCGGAATGCCATTTCCCGCAGAATCGCAACGATTTCCGGAACACTCTATGACACGGGATGGGGATTCCCGGCATTTGTCCCGAAAGGCGATACCCCGGTCACTGTTGAGCTGATTGCAATCCCGATCCGAGACTGGGCGGATGTCGACCGGCTGGAAGGCTATCCCCGCCTCTACGATCGTGTTCTGACGGATTTCCGCCTGCCGGACGGTTCGACTGTTCAGGCATGGATCTACACCATAAACCATCTGCCGGAGCAGGCTAAAGTCATCCCCTCCGGCGACTGGAAAGCGAGGTGA
- the mads1 gene encoding methylation-associated defense system helix-turn-helix domain-containing protein MAD1 has protein sequence MDERWLSVDEIAEYLGVGRETIYNWIEKRAMPAHKVGRCWKFKRQEVDAWVESGKAAEGCGAL, from the coding sequence ATGGATGAAAGATGGCTTTCGGTTGACGAGATCGCAGAATATCTTGGAGTCGGCCGGGAAACAATTTACAACTGGATCGAGAAAAGAGCAATGCCAGCCCATAAAGTCGGCAGATGCTGGAAATTCAAGCGGCAGGAAGTTGATGCCTGGGTGGAGTCCGGAAAAGCTGCCGAAGGGTGTGGTGCGCTATGA